Proteins co-encoded in one Cytophaga hutchinsonii ATCC 33406 genomic window:
- a CDS encoding DUF4290 domain-containing protein has translation MTLIKGEPGKGIVLKEYGKNIQKIVDWILTIEDREQRTRYANTCVELMRQLNPGVRDTEEHTTKLWDHLFIMSNFKLDVDTPYPMPDIAVLGRKPERVPYNHNKLKYKHYGKNINLLIEQAILKEDGAEKEDAIIYLGRLMKRLYSTWNKENVDDEVIVEHLSELSKNNLQIDIARVKQEKLFDTIGGATADSRIPSSPSSSGGYSRAGGSSNRRSNSNGGGGYSNNNGNSTSRYQQNQNKPRRRN, from the coding sequence ATGACATTAATCAAAGGAGAACCTGGTAAGGGCATCGTATTAAAAGAATACGGTAAAAACATACAAAAAATAGTAGACTGGATTTTAACGATTGAAGACAGAGAGCAACGTACCAGATACGCCAACACATGTGTGGAATTAATGCGCCAGTTAAATCCGGGTGTTCGTGATACAGAAGAGCATACAACTAAATTATGGGATCACCTTTTTATCATGTCTAATTTCAAATTAGATGTTGATACTCCGTACCCAATGCCTGACATTGCAGTACTTGGAAGAAAACCCGAAAGAGTTCCGTACAACCACAACAAATTAAAATACAAGCACTACGGTAAAAACATCAATCTTCTTATTGAACAGGCTATCTTAAAAGAAGATGGTGCAGAGAAAGAGGATGCGATCATTTACCTGGGCCGTTTAATGAAGCGTTTGTATAGTACGTGGAATAAAGAAAATGTAGACGATGAAGTTATCGTTGAACATTTATCTGAACTTTCTAAAAACAACTTACAAATAGATATTGCCCGCGTTAAACAGGAAAAATTATTTGACACTATTGGCGGCGCAACTGCAGACAGCAGAATCCCGAGCAGTCCTTCTTCTTCCGGCGGCTATTCAAGAGCAGGCGGAAGCAGCAACAGAAGATCGAATTCAAATGGAGGCGGCGGTTATTCAAATAACAATGGCAACAGCACGAGCAGATATCAACAGAATCAAAATAAACCAAGAAGAAGAAATTAA
- a CDS encoding ATP-dependent helicase yields the protein MSYLDSLNDVQRQAVEQTDGPVMIIAGAGSGKTRVLTYRIAHLIQKGVEPFNILSLTFTNKAAKEMQHRIQAVCGSEARNVMMGTFHSVFSRILRVESQKIGFPSNFTIYDTEDSKSLLRTILKEQNLDDKVYKPNTVFNRISAAKNRLISYKEYIANPNYMADDRAALRPEMGKLYQMYQERLIRAGAMDFDDLLFYTYKLFNEHPDVLNKYQHKFKYIMVDEFQDTNIAQYNITKKLAAMNRNICVVGDDAQSIYAFRGADIQNILNFEKDYPELKVLKLEQNYRSTKTIVEAANNVITKNKAQLKKDVWTSNESGEKIHVYRAASDNEEGRIIAQTIFENKMNMQLRNKDFAILYRTNSQSRSFEEALRKLNINYKVVGGMSFYQRKEIKDVLAYLRFVLNDQDEQSFRRIVNFPKRGIGDTTIAKLFVIADEQGTTVWDILCNVKSIMTGRLVPVIEGFVDLIKSYKILANTKDAFEAANEIAKQSGLLKELYEDKTVEGIARYENVQELLNGIKEFVDRPDQEDKSLGSYLQEISLLTDTEKDKEDKDSVTLMTIHSAKGLEFNQVFVVGIEEDLFPSAMMLNSRADLEEERRLFYVAITRAEKRLTLSFATSRYRFGQLKSCSPSRFLEEIDPRHLQMTSITANSIGSQESGPAFSGIKPKTAAATVQVKAKVAPAYTPSEDFKPSDTSNLMIGMKVEHPKFGYGEVKNIQSNGTDRKAVIDFKNLGEKTLILSFAKLRIHES from the coding sequence ATGAGTTATCTAGATTCATTAAATGATGTTCAGCGACAAGCGGTTGAACAAACAGATGGCCCTGTAATGATTATAGCCGGTGCCGGCTCAGGAAAGACCCGTGTACTTACCTACCGTATTGCCCATTTAATACAAAAAGGTGTAGAACCGTTTAATATATTATCCCTCACATTTACCAATAAAGCTGCCAAAGAAATGCAGCACCGGATTCAGGCTGTATGCGGCAGTGAAGCACGAAATGTAATGATGGGAACGTTTCACTCTGTATTTTCGCGTATCCTGCGAGTTGAATCTCAGAAAATTGGATTTCCAAGCAACTTTACGATCTATGATACCGAAGATTCTAAATCGTTGCTGAGAACGATATTAAAGGAACAGAATTTAGACGACAAAGTTTACAAGCCGAATACTGTTTTTAACCGCATCAGTGCGGCAAAAAACAGGCTCATTTCATATAAAGAGTATATTGCCAATCCAAATTATATGGCAGATGACCGGGCAGCATTACGTCCTGAAATGGGTAAATTGTACCAGATGTATCAGGAACGCCTGATCCGCGCCGGTGCGATGGATTTTGACGATTTACTTTTCTATACCTATAAACTTTTCAATGAACATCCGGACGTGCTGAATAAATACCAGCATAAATTCAAATACATCATGGTAGATGAGTTTCAGGATACAAACATTGCACAGTATAACATAACCAAAAAGCTGGCGGCGATGAACCGCAACATCTGCGTGGTGGGTGATGATGCACAAAGTATCTATGCCTTCCGTGGTGCGGATATTCAGAACATCTTAAATTTTGAAAAAGATTATCCGGAATTAAAAGTTTTAAAACTGGAACAGAATTACCGTTCAACAAAAACAATTGTTGAAGCGGCAAATAATGTTATTACAAAAAATAAAGCGCAGTTAAAAAAGGACGTATGGACTTCAAACGAATCCGGAGAAAAAATCCATGTATACCGTGCTGCCAGTGATAATGAAGAAGGCCGGATCATTGCGCAGACAATCTTTGAAAACAAAATGAACATGCAATTGCGAAACAAGGATTTTGCAATCCTGTACCGTACCAACTCGCAATCCAGAAGTTTTGAAGAAGCGCTTCGTAAGCTCAACATAAACTACAAAGTAGTTGGCGGTATGTCTTTCTATCAACGAAAAGAAATTAAAGATGTACTTGCTTATCTGCGTTTTGTATTAAATGATCAGGATGAACAGAGTTTCAGACGTATCGTTAATTTTCCTAAACGCGGTATTGGCGATACAACCATAGCAAAACTATTTGTAATTGCAGATGAACAGGGGACAACGGTTTGGGACATTCTTTGCAATGTTAAAAGTATTATGACCGGCCGTCTGGTACCGGTAATAGAAGGTTTTGTAGATCTGATCAAATCCTATAAAATACTTGCCAATACAAAAGATGCGTTTGAAGCAGCCAATGAAATAGCAAAACAATCAGGGCTTCTGAAAGAATTATATGAAGACAAAACGGTTGAAGGTATTGCACGGTATGAAAACGTGCAGGAGCTTTTAAATGGTATTAAAGAATTTGTGGATCGTCCCGATCAGGAAGACAAATCATTAGGAAGCTACCTACAGGAAATATCCTTATTGACAGATACCGAAAAAGACAAAGAAGATAAAGATTCTGTAACGCTCATGACGATACACTCTGCAAAAGGACTTGAGTTCAATCAGGTATTTGTAGTGGGTATTGAAGAAGATCTGTTTCCATCAGCAATGATGCTGAACAGCCGTGCAGACCTGGAAGAAGAAAGACGTTTGTTTTATGTAGCGATCACACGTGCAGAGAAACGATTAACCTTAAGCTTTGCAACTTCCCGTTACCGTTTTGGACAATTGAAAAGCTGTTCGCCAAGCAGATTTTTAGAAGAAATTGATCCGCGCCATTTGCAAATGACATCTATTACGGCCAACTCCATCGGCTCGCAGGAATCAGGTCCGGCATTCAGCGGAATTAAGCCCAAAACTGCTGCTGCCACCGTTCAGGTTAAAGCAAAAGTTGCACCGGCATATACGCCATCTGAAGATTTTAAACCAAGCGATACATCCAATTTAATGATCGGAATGAAGGTAGAACACCCCAAATTCGGTTATGGAGAGGTTAAAAATATACAATCGAACGGTACAGATCGTAAAGCAGTGATAGATTTTAAAAATTTAGGAGAAAAAACACTAATTCTTAGCTTCGCGAAACTGAGAATTCACGAATCTTAG